GCTTGCCGTTCTGGCGCGTGTAGCGGCGTGTCTCGATCTCGCCCTGGCCGGCGACATCCACGCTCGCCTTGCCGTCCACGATCATGTACGGCAGGTACACGCCGATGACGTTCTCCGGGGTGAACTCGTCCTTGAATTCCTTCAGCGCGAACATGCGGCGCTTGTCCACGAACTGGCGGATGCGGGCGACCGCGTCGTCCTTCTTGATGTGGAAGGGCAGGACCGCGTCCGGCACCGCACCGTTGGCCACCTGCTCGTTGACGCCGAAGACGTGCCGGCACCAGTGGCAGCGCGCGGTCATCGCGTTGTCGGTATTGATCGTGACCTCGGCACCGCAGCCGGTGCACTTGAAGCTCATCAGGCTGGCGGCATCGGCCGCGATGTTCTGCGCGCCCGACGCGATGATCGTGCCTTCCAGGTCATCCAGCCCGGTGCCGAGCCCGAACTCCTCCTCCACCCGCTGGCCGTGCCATTCGTTGCGGCAGTAAAGGCAGACGAGCAGGTCGCTGCCGGGCTTCTGGCGGATCTCGGTGGAGCCGCATTTCGGACAGCGGTTGAGGCCGTCCTTGAGCTCCTCGGCGGAGGTGTTGATGGCGATGGGGTCGGGCGCCAGCACCTCGTCGCGGATCGGGTCGGGCAGCGTCTCCGGATCGATCGGAAAACTGCCCGGCGCCGGCGGCACGTCCCGCGGCGAGCCGGGTCCGGTGGGCGCAGCCTCCGGCGCGGAGGAGTTATCAGGCCTGGACATGGGCGCTTCCGGGAACGCCGCTTACAGACCGAGCGCCTTGGTCTTGGCCGCGTCGTAGTCGGCCTGGGTGATCAGGCCCAGATCGAGCATTTCCTTGGCCTTGGTCAGCCTGGCGATGGGATCGTCGGCAGCGGCGGGTGCCGCCGGGGCGGCGGGCGTCACCGGCTGCTGCAGGCTGCCCATGCCGCCCATCATTCCCGACGCCATGCCCAGGCCCATGATCCCGGCTGCACCGCTGTTTTCGCCGGCCGACTGCATGCCGGCGGCGACGCTGGCCTGCAGGTTGGAGTTGCCGCGCGAACCGGCCAGCGCATCGGCACGCTGCACGGTCTTGAGCAATTCCCGCGTGTTCTCGTCGTACTCGATGGAGACAATGGCGGTCTTGACGATCGCCAGGCCGCGATCGGACTTCCACTGGTACGCGTTCTCGACCGCGACCGACAGGCTCTGGGCGAACCCGAGCGAATCCTGCTGCAGCTTGGTGATGCGATTGCCCTTGGCGGGATCGTTGGTGTACAGGCTGAACGCCGGCGCGAGCGAGCCGACCACTTCATTGAACAGCTGGCCGGCGGCGGCATTGTCCATGTCGGTGAAATCGAACACCTCGCCGGTCTGCAGGTATCGCGCCGGGACGAAATTCTTCACGAACAGGATCGGATCGACGATCTTCAGCGTGTAGGAACCGCGCGTCACCGCGCCGACCTGGGTGCCCAGGAAGCCGTCGTCCCAGTAGATTTCCGACTGGGTGCCGAAGCGGTTCTCGGGCAGTTCCTTCAGCGAGACGAAGAACGCAGCCTGCTGCGATCCGGGCTGGCCGCCAAACTTGAAGCGCTCCCAGCTCTGCTTGATCAGCGGGGAGACGATGCCGTTGCCGGCGAAGATCGACTGGGAGTCCAGATGGTCCGAGCGCCACTCGTAACCGCCCGGCTCGGCGGCGAATCCGGTGATCGCGCCGTCCTGGAAAAGCAGCAGCCCGTATCCTTCCGGGACGATGATCTTCGAGCCGTTGGTGATGATGTTTTCCGAGCCGCGGGTGTTGGAGCCGCGACCGGCGTTGGTGCCGCGCGGTACCGCGGCAAACAACGCCGCCGTCGCCGGCAGGCCGTCGGGAATCGTGTAGAAATCCTTCCACTGGTCCGCCAGCGCACTGCCCACCGCACCCACCACTGCCTGCACAAGACCCATGCCGATTCTCCGCGATTCATGGGCGGGCACCGTGCCCGCCGTATCTGCCGAACTATACATTCCCCGATAAACGCCGGAGTCGCGCGCGGCGGTTTGCAGCCACAATAGGGATCCCTCGACACACCTGACCCTGCATGGTCCCGTTGCGCATTGCCTTCATCTTCCTGCTGGTAGCCCTCAGCACCGTCGTGCATGTGGTGCCGTTGCTGGCGGTGGCGGTGATCAAGGCCGTGCTGCCGATCGACCGCCTGCGCAAGGCCAGCAATCCCTTGCTGACCGGCATCGCGGAAAGCTGGATCGGCATCAACAGCTGGATCGTGTCGCGGTTCTTCAAGACGCGCTTCGAGGTCCAGCACGATGGGGTCCTGCAGCGGGACGGCCATTACCTGGTGCTGGCCAACCACCAGAGCTGGGTGGACATCATCGTGCTGCAGAAGGTGTTCAACCGGCGCATTCCGTTGCTGCGGTTCTTCCTGAAGCGTCAGCTGTTCTGGGTGCCGCTGCTCGGACTGGCGTGGTGGGCGCTGGATTTTCCCTTCATGGGGCGGCATACGCCCAAGCAGATCGCGCGACGCCCCGAGCTGGCGGGTCGCGATATCGAGACCACCCGCCGCGCCTGCGAGAAGTTCCGCGAGATCCCGGTGTCGATCATGAACTTCGTGGAGGGCACACGTTTCACCCCGGCCAAGCACGCCAAGCAGGGCTCACCCTACCGTCACCTGCTCAAACCCAAGTCCGGCGGCGTGGCGTTTGTGCTCGACGCAATGGGGCAGGGGCTGCACGCGATCCTCGACATCACCATCGCCTATCCGGCCGGACAACCGTCTTTGATGGATCTGGTGGCCGACCGCGTGCCCGAGGTGCAGGTGCTGGTGCGACAACGCGCCATCCCGGAAGACCTGTTGGGTGGCGATTACAAAAACGACCGCGCGTTTCGCATCCGCTTCCAGCACTGGATCAACGGCCTGTGGCAGGAGAAGGATCAGGACCTTGGCGCGCTGCTGGGTGGCACGCTGGACGCGGTCGCTGACGATTAGCGGCTCTGCGGACCCGCCAGAGGCGCGACGGAGAGCGACCCGGCGTTCACGGCCAAGCCGTATGCTGCACTGCAGCAGGCGCATCGCCTGATCCCGGAGTTCGTGTTGAAACCACCTGAAAGCTTCCTCTCGCGCGTCCGCCGTGCCACACCGCGGGCCGTCGTATCCGGCGACCGCCGGAAACCTGCGCTCGATATCGCGGCGACGATCAACCAGGCGCTGACGTCTGCTGGTCTGCTCCCGCAGCGCGACAAGAATGCTGCCCCGGCTTTCGCCGGTGGCGTGCCTGCCGTGCCCGCCATGTCTGACCTGGCAGCGCGCTTCACTCCCACCGATACGCCGAGCGCAAGCCGCATTCCGCCGGCGCCGCCCGCGCGTTCGGCCACGAAGACACCGGGCGCGGCGGGCCAGTTCAAAGCGCCAGCCGGGATTACGCTCGAACGCAGCTACACGAACGCCGCCGGCACCCGCACATACCTGCTTTACGTTCCGCCCGGCCTCGACCTGGCCACCCCGGCGCCGCTGGTGTTGATGCTGCACGGCTGCACCCAGGACCCCGCCGACTTCGCCACCGGGACCGGCATGAATGCGCTGGCAGACCAGTTCGGCATGCTGGTGGCGTACCCGGCGCAGACCGCACGCGCGAACGGGTCCAACTGCTGGAACTGGTTCCGCGGCCAGGATCAGGCGCGCGGCGCCGGCGAGCCGTCGATTCTCGCCGGGATCGTTGCCGATATCGCGGCCGACCACCGGGTCGACCAGGCTCGCGTCTACGTCGCCGGGCTCTCTGCGGGCGCTGCGATGGCGGTGATCCTGGGGCGCACGTATCCGGACGTGTTTGCCGCGGTGGGCGCCCACTCGGGTCTGCCGTTCGCAGCGGCCACGGACATGTCTGGGGCCTTTGCGGCGATGCAGGGCAGGGCAGCCACGCCCGGTGCAGGGGCGAAGTCGAACGCCGCTGCTGCCCGCCGGTCAGCTCGGGCCGTTCCCATTCCCACCATCGTCTTCCACGGCGACGCCGATCGCACCGTGAACGCCAGCAATGGCCAGGCGATCGTCGACGACATCCTCGGATCGCACGAACCGTCCGACCGGCTTGCTTCCGCATCCGTGCAAGCCGAGGCCGGCGGGCGGGCCTACACCCGGCAGATCCACGCGGACGACTCGGGCCTGCCGATTGTCGAGTTGTGGGACCTGCATGGTGCAGGGCACGCGTGGAGCGGAGGAAATCCCGCGGGCAGTTTCACCGATGCCAGCGGCCCGGATGCCTCGGCTGAGATGCTGCGGTTCTTCCTCCGGCACACCGGGGCCGGCAACGGTTGACTCCCGCGGCAACCCGGTCGACGGCATGAGCCACGCGGCGTTCACCATCAATGGGTCCAAATGACGTCACCTGTCATCGGGAGTGCGCCATGAAGCAGCAAATCCGGACCATCGCCATGTTGTTGGCCGCGGGCATGTTGATGCTGCTGGCCGGTTGCGTGACGCCTGGCGCCTACGGGTCGCAAGGCGGCTACGGCAACCAGGGTGGTTACGGCGTGCCCGGCGGCTACGAGTCCCCAGCCCCCGGGTACCCGTCCCAATACCCGGCCCAGTACGGCAGCCAACTGCTGGGTACGGTCGATAGCGTGGATCCGCGTTACGGCCGTCTATCGGTGGTCATTGATGATCCGCGCACGGGACGCAGGCAGCGGACCGATCTGCGCTACGACCGGAACACCCGCCTGTTCTACCAGGGCCGGCAGCACCCGGTCGACGGTCTGGAGCGTGGCGATGTGATCCGCATCGAAACCGCCCCGTCCGGGCGCGAGCTCTGGGCCCGATCGATCGAGGTCGTGCGCAACGTTCGCGACAGCGGCTATGGCGGTGGCTACGGCGACGACCCCTACGGCGTTGGCCAGGGCAACGACCTGCGCGGTTCGGTCAACTACGTCGACACGCGCGCGCGCCTGATCCGCCTCGACGGCGTCGGCTACGGCAACAACCAACAGGTCTCCTACGACGCCCGCACGACGGTGGAATACCAGGGCCGCGGCTACCGCCCCGAGAACCTGCAGCGCGGCGACCAGGTGCGCATCCAGGCGCGCCGCGTCGGCAACAACCAGTGGCTGGCGGAGCGGATCGTGGTGGAGCGTTCGGTTGGCCGCTGGTGACGCACAGTCGCTGAATATACCGGCCATGCGGCGGCAATATTGATTCCAAGCTCACGAGCGCTCTGCAAGATTGTCGCTTCCGCAATGCAAGAGCCCCACATGAATATCATTGACTTTGTAAAGAACGCTGGCGAAAAGATCTTCAAGCCGGGTGAGGCGCGTCGCGAGTCGGCCATTGAAAAGCACCTCGCCAAGTACGGGATCAGTGGCATCAAGGTCGAGGTGGACGGCGACAGGGCCACGCTGACCGGCACCGCTGCCGACACCGCGACACGCGAGAAAGCCGTGCTCATCGCCGGCAACATCGATGGCATCAGCAACGTCGAGGACCGGATCCAGGTATTGCATGCGACCCCGGCGCCGGTCGCCGCTGCACCGGCCACAACCGCGACGCAGCCCGCTTCGCCCGCAAGCACGACTGCCGAGGCTACGGGATGGGCATCGCGCACCTACACGGTGAAGTCCGGTGACTCGCTGTCCAAAATCGCCAAGGAGATGTACGGCGACGCGAGCAAGTACCCGCAGATTTTCGAAGCCAACAAGCCGATGCTGACGGACCCCGACAAGATCTACCCGGGCCAGGTCCTGCGGGTTCCTCCGCAGCAGTAGTCCAGGCGCTGGTTCTTCGATCGAGACAGCCGGGCTACCGGCTGTTTTCCTGTGGGGTGTCCGGGCTGGAACGGTGGATGTTGATCCACGTCAGTACGGCCACGCCCAAATGATGATTGGATGCGTGCCTGGACTCTTCTCCCCACGAGGTAATCACGTCATGTCTCCCCGCACTTCCGATTGTCGCCCCCGCAAGAAAGCCCTGGGTCCGGCGATCCGCGTCGCGCTGCTGGTCGCTGGATCTGCATTGGCGGGCAGTTTCGCCGCCAGCGCCGCACCCGCTCCAGCCGATGACGCTGGCTGGCAATTCAGCGGCGACTTCCGCGGCGGTTACTTCGCCAGCGAGCGGACGGCGCGTGACGGAACCGAATCCGACGAGGATGCGTTCAACGCGCGTCTGCGCCTGGCCTTCGAGCGCAGCCTCAACGAGACGTGGCGCTTCCGCACGCGCGTTGCGGGCCGCTTCAGCAGCGAGCAGGACGATCTCGACGTCTACCTGCACAGCTACGCGCCTACCCGCGGGGGTGCGGATTTCGGCGACATCACCCTGGACGAGGCCTACTTCGGCTATCAGGCGCCCGATGACGGGCTGCGCTTCAAGGTGGGCCGCATGCAGACCGCGTTTGCGGTTCCGGGTGTCGCCTCCAAGGGGCTGGACCGCAACGACAGCCCCAACATCGGAGTGAACTGGACCGACGGCGTGCACCTGGACATGCCCGTCGCCGGCGGATGGCGTGGCCACGTGATCGCCCAGTACCAGGACGCCAAGGGAAGCAGCAGCGTGACCGCTGCGCCGCTGGATTTCAGCGACAGTAGCAGTCGCGCGACGCTGTTCCTGGGCATGGAAAACAAGCAGCGCGTCGGTGCCATCACCCAGCGCATGCTGTCGCTGACCTGGATGCCCGACAGTCTGGCCGACCGTGGCCTGGGCGATCCGTCGCGGCAGGACTACGTGACGGTCGATGCGCGCATTGCCGCCGAGTGGCCGATGGGCGCGACAGGCGCGAAGTTCGTCACCGGCGCCGAGGTCGGTTACGCCATGGAAACCCCGCTCGACGCGGTCAGTGGCACGGGCGGCAACGGCGATACCGGGGGGCTCGCATGGCAGGTCCAGGCGAGCGTGTATGACTTCGCGCCCAGGCACAACATCGGCCTGGCCATCGGCCGCGCAGATGCGGGCTGGCTGATCTCGCCGGACTATCGGCCCAATGACAGCTCGGTGGAGGTGAGGTACCAGTGGCAGTTCCTGCCGAAGACCTCGATGGAGGCACGGGTCCGCGAGCGCCGCGAGCTCGAGCATCCGGCCGGCACGCGCGCGCGCGTGGATCGCGATCTCTACGTACGGGTGTCGCACAAGTTCTGACGGTGACGCCGCGCTGATCGGGGTTTATTGTCACGGGAACCCCCGCAGCGAGGTTCCCATGACCGCACCTCCCCGCAAGACGGCTGACGATTTCGATCCGGAAGTCCTCCGGCTTTTCGACCGGTACGTGCATGGGCAACTGGACCGGCGCGGCTTCCTGACCGGCGCGGCGCGCTTTGCGGTCGGGGCGACCACCGCGGCGGGTCTGCTGGCGGCGCTGGCCCCGCGCTTTGCCGCAGCCCAGCAGGTAAAACCCGATGACGATCGGTTGCGGGCGGAATACCTGGAGTTCTCGTCGCCCAAGGGTTATGGCACCGGTCGCGGTTATCTGGTCCGTCCGGCAAATGCGTCCGGTCCGTTGCCGGTCGTGCTGGTGGTGCACGAGAACCGCGGCCTGAATCCGCATATCGAGGACGTCACCCGTCGTCTGGCGCTGGAGGGATTCATCGCCTTCGCTCCCGACGCGCTGTTTCCGCACGGCGGTTACCCCGGTGACGAAGACAGGGCGCGCGCCGAGTTCGCCAAGCTCGACCAGACCAGAACCCGCCAGGACTTCATCGCGGCGGCGACCCTGCTGCAGTCGATCGATGGCGGCAACGGCCGCATCGGCGTGGTCGGGTTCTGCTACGGCGGCGGCATCGCCAATTTCCTCGCCACGCAACTGCCGCATCTGCGCGCAGCCGCGCCGTTCTACGGCAGTCCGCCACCGCTTGAGGATGTGCCCAACATCAAGGCCGACCTGCTGGTGGTCCTGGCCGCGAACGATGAGCGCGTCAACGGCGCGTGGGCGGCGTACGAAGCGGCCCTCAAGAAGGCCGGGGTGCAGTACGAGCTCTACCAGCCAGCGGGGACGCAGCACGGCTTCAACAACGACACGACGCCGCGCTACGACGAGGCGGCGGCGGCCGAAGCGTGGAAGCGGACGCTCGCGCTGTTCCGGCGCACCCTGATTCCGGAAGCGAAGCCCGGTTGAATTGTCGCTCCCGGGGCGGTTTGCTACGCTCGCCCGCACTCTGATCGGCGGGCAGCAGCATGCAAAGGCGACAGTTTCTGGGGCACGCAGCCGGCGCTGCACTTCTTCTGCCATTCCTGGGCTCTGCGAACGCGATGGCGGCAAACATGCTGGCGGTCAACGCTTCGGCCCGGGCGCCGGCGCCTGGCAAGTTGCTGCCAGTACCGCTGAAAAAAGGCGACTGGGTCGGACTGGTCAGCCCCTCGTCTGCACTCAATGACGAGTTCGACCTGCAGCTGGCGCGGGAGGTCATGGAAGCCCTCGGATTCAAGGTCAAGACCGGCGCGCACTACGCGCAGCGACGGGGTCACCTGGCAGGGACGGACGAGGAGCGGGCAGGTGACATCAACGCCATGTTTTCCGACCCCGAAGTCAGGGCCGTCATCGCCACGCGTGGCGGCTCGGGAGCGGCTCGGCTGCTGCCACTGCTGGATTACGAGGCGATCGGCCGCAACCCCAAGGCACTGCTGGGGTATTCGGATATCACCGCGCTGCACAACGCGATCCACGCGCGGACCGGCCTGGTGACCTTCCACGGGCCCAATGGCTCCGGCAGCTGGAACGGCTTCAACGTCGACCAGTTCGAGCGCGTCTTCTTCAAGCGCGAACTCATGCAGTACCGCAATGTGCAGGACGCCGGCGATGAGCTGGTACAGCGTCGCAACCGCACCGTCACCGTCACTGGCGGCAAGGCTTCCGGCGAGCTTGTCGGTGGCAACCTGTCGGTGCTGGTGGCCCTGGCGGGATCGCCGTACCTGCCGGATTTCACCGGCAAGATCCTGTTCCTCGAGGACGTCTCCGAGGCGCCGTACCGCATCGATCGCATGCTCACCACGCTGAAACTGATGGGCGCGCTGGACGGTGTCGCCGGGGTGATCTTCGGCGAGTGCAGCGATTGCGAGCCCGGCAACGGATACGGCTCGCTGACGCTGGCGCAGATCCTCGATGATCATCTCAAGCCGCTGAAGATCCCGGCCTACCGGGGCGCGATGATCGGGCATATCCGCCAGCAGTTCATCGTGCCGGTGGGCGGATTGGTAGAGATGGACGCCGATGCCGGCACCTTCCGCATGCTGGAGCCGGTGTTCGCGGCCTGACTCCTGTCGATCATCGCGGCCTGCCTGCAGTGGCGATCGTGATCAGGCCAGATATCGTCCGCAGACTCGACCTCGAAACCCCGTCCGCGCCGGGACGTCCGCGGCATATCGCCCCCGCTCGAACGGCCGTGCCCGGCAACGGACGCAACTCGGATTCGCTGTTAAATTGATCCGCATGTTGGCGATCCACCAGAAAAACGGCCCGCCGATGCGGGCCTTCGTGGTTGAAGGGGAGTTGCATGGGGAAGTACTCGAACGCGTGGAGGGCGGCATCGCTCGCGCTCCTGCTGGCCGTTGGAATGTCGGGCGCCGTCTTGGCTCGCGACACCGGTCAGACGACCGCAATCACCAACGCGCTGGTCTTTGATGGGACCGGGAGGTCCGCCTATCCGGCGACAGTGCTGATCCGCGACCAGCGCATCGTCGACGTGGGCCCCGATCTGAAGGTGCCCAAACGCGCGCTGGTGATCGATGCAGACGGCAAGACGCTGATGCCGGGGCTGTTCGACCTGCATACGCACTGGACGCCCAACTCCAGCCCGTCCTCCAGCGCGGTCTTGTCGGGGGTCTATCTGGCGGCGGGAGTCACCACCGTCAACGATTTCCACCAGGCGCCCGAATCCTATGCGCCCCGGCGCGAATGGCTGGGCAGCATGGCCGCCGCTCCGCATGTCAATTTTGCCGCGCGCATGAGCACGCCCCTCGGTCACGGTGCCGACTGGGCCGACACGGCGACCACGCGATGGGTGAATTCGCCGGATGCGGCGCGCCTTGCCGTCCGCGAGCTGGCGCCGTACAAGCCCGACATGATCAAGGTGTTCACCGATGGCTGGCGCTACGGCCACATGCCCGACAACACCAGCATGGATCCGTGGACGTTGACGGCGCTGGTCGAGGAGGCGCACGCCAACGGACTCAAGGTCGCCACCCACACCGTCACCGCGGAACGGGCGGGATGGGCCGGCGAGGCGAAGGTCGACCTGATCGCCCACAGCATCCAGGACCGCGTGGTGGATGCAGACACCATCGCGCGGCTGAAGGCCGGTGCTACGTTCTACGCGCCGACGCTGGCGGTCTACGAGCCGGTCAAGATGGGCAGTTCGCCGCCGGCCGATCCCGAGTCGCCCGCGTTTTTGAGCCGCCAGCGCAATTTCCGCAACGCGATGGAAAACGTTCGCGTGCTGCATGACGCCGGCGTACCCATAGCGCTCGGCACCGACGCCGGCATGCCGGGCACGCCCCACGGCGCGGCCACCTTGCGCGAGCTGGAACTGCTCGTCCAGGCGGGATTGACCCCGGCCGAGGCACTGCAGGCAGGGACCGCGACCAGCGCGGCAGCCATGGGCTTGCAGGACGATCGCGGCCGCATCGCCAAGGGCCAGCGCGCCGACCTGCTGCTCGTGGACGGCAAACCTTGGGAAAACATCCAGGACATCAAGAAGCTCAGCCGCGTCTGGCTGGACGGTCGACTGGTGCTCGGCCCGGGCGTGCAACTGCCGGCCAGCAACGCGCGCCCATACCCGCAGCCGGGGGTCGTGGGTCCGCTGGTGGATGATTTCGAGCGCGCGGACGAGCGCACGGCGCTGGACACACTGCGCACCGACGACAATGACGGCGGCAACGACCGCACCTGGCAATTGACCCGGGTCGTGGTGCGGGACGGCGGCGGGCACGCGCTGCGGACCATGGCACGAATGTCCAGCAAGGATCGCGCCTACGCCGCGGTGGTGCTGCCATTGAGCCGAGGTTCGGTAAAGCCGGTAGACCTGCGCGGCTATCGCGGCGTGCGTTTCGACATCCGCGGCGAAGACGGAAGCCACGCGCTGATGCTCAAAGGCCTGGAAGGCGGGCGATGGAAGACTGCGATCAGCGTGCAGCCGCAGTGGCAGCAGGTCAGCGTCGATTTCAGGCAGCTGGAGTACGCGCCCTATCGGGTGGTCGAGGGTGAGGACCGGCCATGGCGCGGCGACGATGCCACGGATCTGCAGTTCATCGTTGAAGGGGACGGCGCGAAGATGCCGTGGTTTGAACTCGACAATGTGCGGTTCTACTGAGCCGTTCGCTCGTATTTTTGCTGTGGCCACCACCAGGAGCGACATGTGAATTTGATGAGCAAGACAGCCGTGGCACTCTTCGCCGCACTGGCACTGCAGGGCGCGGCCGTCGCCGGACAGCTCGACCCCGCCAATGCCGATGCTGCCCCCGCGGGCACCACGGCCGCACAGGGCCAGCCGATGTTGCAGCGCCTGGACGCCTATGCACCGCAGATCATCCGCATGGCCGACCAGATGTGGCAGCAACCCGAGCTGGGCTATCTGGAAAACGCATCATCGGCATTGATGCAGGAGGAGTTGCGCGCCCACGGTTTCCAGATCGAGGCCGGGGTGGCCGGGATGCCGACAGCCTTCGTGGCGACCGCCGGCAAGCGCGGCAAGGGAACGGTGATCGGACTGCTGGCGGAAATGGACGCGCTGCCGGGAATGTCACAGGCCGCGGTGCCGCGGCGGCAGGCCATCGCCGGCCAGGATCCGGGGCACGCCTGCGGGCATAACCTGTTTGGCGCCGGCACGGTGGGCGCGGCGGTGGCGTTGAAGGAATGGCTCGACAGCAGTGGCACCGAGGGCGAGATCCGGGTATTCGGCACGCCGGCCGAGGAGGGCGGCTCGGGCAAGGTGTACATGGTCCGCGACGGACTGTTCAAGGACGTCGACGTGGCGCTGCACTGGCACCCGAACTCGCGGAATTCCGCCGCGCAGAGCATCAGCCTGGCAAACATCAGCGGCAAGTTCCGCTTCAGCGGCCAGGCCTCGCACGCGGCGATGGCGCCGGAACGTGGACGCTCTGCGCTGGATGGCGTGGAAGCGCTGAACCACATGGCGAACATGCTTCGTGAGCACGTGCCGCAGGAAACCCGCATCCACTACATCATCAGCAACGGCGGCGGGTCGGCGCCCAACGTGGTGCCGGCATCGGCGGAGGCTTATTACTACGTTCGCCACCCCGATCCGGTGGTGGTGCGCAGCGTGTTCAAGCGCCTCACCGACGCCGCCGAGGGCGCGGCGCTGGGCACCGGCACCAGCTTTGAATTCGAGCAGACCGGCGGCGTGTTCAGCCTTCTGCCCAACGACACCCTGGGCAAGGTCATGCATTCCTCACTGCAGCAGGTGGGCGGGGTGGAATACAGCGCGGCGGATGCCGCGTTCGCCAAAGAGCTGCGGACGCATCTCGAGCAGCAGGTCGATATCAGCGAAGCGGCAAAGATCGCACCGTATTCGGTTGACGGCGACGGCTTTGGATCGACCGACGTCGGCGATGTCAGCTGGGCGGTTCCCACGGTCGGCATGGGCGCAGCGACCTGGGTTCCGGGCACGCCCGCGCACAGCTGGCAGGCGGTTGCCGCGTCGGGCATGGGCATCGGCCACAAAGGGGCCGTTGTGGCGGCCAAGGCGTTGTCACTGGCCGCGATGCGGCTGTTCTCCGAGCCTGAGCTGGTGCAGCAGGCGCGAGCAGAGTTTGAACGCCGGCGCGGCAAGGACTTCCGTTATGAGCCCTTGCTGCAGCGAGAAAGCCCCCCGCTGGACTACCGGAAGTAATCGGATCGCGCGCCTGCCAAGCGGGGGCGTGCCCTTCAGCCGACGCTTTCATCTCGCGGCAATTCCGAACTGTCCTGCGCCCCCTTCAGCCGCATCAGGTGACGGTGCAGCATTTCCGTCGACAGGCCGTGCAGTGACAGGCGGTAGCCCGCGCGCAGGGTGGACATGGGCACCAGCGGGTGCTTGTTGTTGACCAGCCCGAGGTGCTCGCGTGCGTCAAGGATCGTGGCGACGTAGATGCCGATGGTTTCATCCAGCTGCAGCGAATTGGTCGCCCGCCAGAAATCGTCATCGCTCAGAAACAGCTGATAGACCGGCGTGAACAGCTCAATCGCGCTCTGCAGATCGAGGAAGTTGCGGCGCCGGTTGGGCATGTCCTCGATCCGCAGATGATCCGGCTGCTGGATCATCGAGAAATCCGGCGCGTCGACCTTGCCGAGCTGCTTTCCG
This genomic interval from Lysobacter ciconiae contains the following:
- a CDS encoding extracellular catalytic domain type 1 short-chain-length polyhydroxyalkanoate depolymerase, whose translation is MKPPESFLSRVRRATPRAVVSGDRRKPALDIAATINQALTSAGLLPQRDKNAAPAFAGGVPAVPAMSDLAARFTPTDTPSASRIPPAPPARSATKTPGAAGQFKAPAGITLERSYTNAAGTRTYLLYVPPGLDLATPAPLVLMLHGCTQDPADFATGTGMNALADQFGMLVAYPAQTARANGSNCWNWFRGQDQARGAGEPSILAGIVADIAADHRVDQARVYVAGLSAGAAMAVILGRTYPDVFAAVGAHSGLPFAAATDMSGAFAAMQGRAATPGAGAKSNAAAARRSARAVPIPTIVFHGDADRTVNASNGQAIVDDILGSHEPSDRLASASVQAEAGGRAYTRQIHADDSGLPIVELWDLHGAGHAWSGGNPAGSFTDASGPDASAEMLRFFLRHTGAGNG
- a CDS encoding SPFH domain-containing protein, producing MGLVQAVVGAVGSALADQWKDFYTIPDGLPATAALFAAVPRGTNAGRGSNTRGSENIITNGSKIIVPEGYGLLLFQDGAITGFAAEPGGYEWRSDHLDSQSIFAGNGIVSPLIKQSWERFKFGGQPGSQQAAFFVSLKELPENRFGTQSEIYWDDGFLGTQVGAVTRGSYTLKIVDPILFVKNFVPARYLQTGEVFDFTDMDNAAAGQLFNEVVGSLAPAFSLYTNDPAKGNRITKLQQDSLGFAQSLSVAVENAYQWKSDRGLAIVKTAIVSIEYDENTRELLKTVQRADALAGSRGNSNLQASVAAGMQSAGENSGAAGIMGLGMASGMMGGMGSLQQPVTPAAPAAPAAADDPIARLTKAKEMLDLGLITQADYDAAKTKALGL
- a CDS encoding acyltransferase, whose amino-acid sequence is MVPLRIAFIFLLVALSTVVHVVPLLAVAVIKAVLPIDRLRKASNPLLTGIAESWIGINSWIVSRFFKTRFEVQHDGVLQRDGHYLVLANHQSWVDIIVLQKVFNRRIPLLRFFLKRQLFWVPLLGLAWWALDFPFMGRHTPKQIARRPELAGRDIETTRRACEKFREIPVSIMNFVEGTRFTPAKHAKQGSPYRHLLKPKSGGVAFVLDAMGQGLHAILDITIAYPAGQPSLMDLVADRVPEVQVLVRQRAIPEDLLGGDYKNDRAFRIRFQHWINGLWQEKDQDLGALLGGTLDAVADD
- a CDS encoding LysM and BON domain-containing protein, which encodes MNIIDFVKNAGEKIFKPGEARRESAIEKHLAKYGISGIKVEVDGDRATLTGTAADTATREKAVLIAGNIDGISNVEDRIQVLHATPAPVAAAPATTATQPASPASTTAEATGWASRTYTVKSGDSLSKIAKEMYGDASKYPQIFEANKPMLTDPDKIYPGQVLRVPPQQ
- a CDS encoding dienelactone hydrolase family protein → MTAPPRKTADDFDPEVLRLFDRYVHGQLDRRGFLTGAARFAVGATTAAGLLAALAPRFAAAQQVKPDDDRLRAEYLEFSSPKGYGTGRGYLVRPANASGPLPVVLVVHENRGLNPHIEDVTRRLALEGFIAFAPDALFPHGGYPGDEDRARAEFAKLDQTRTRQDFIAAATLLQSIDGGNGRIGVVGFCYGGGIANFLATQLPHLRAAAPFYGSPPPLEDVPNIKADLLVVLAANDERVNGAWAAYEAALKKAGVQYELYQPAGTQHGFNNDTTPRYDEAAAAEAWKRTLALFRRTLIPEAKPG
- a CDS encoding DUF5666 domain-containing protein, which codes for MKQQIRTIAMLLAAGMLMLLAGCVTPGAYGSQGGYGNQGGYGVPGGYESPAPGYPSQYPAQYGSQLLGTVDSVDPRYGRLSVVIDDPRTGRRQRTDLRYDRNTRLFYQGRQHPVDGLERGDVIRIETAPSGRELWARSIEVVRNVRDSGYGGGYGDDPYGVGQGNDLRGSVNYVDTRARLIRLDGVGYGNNQQVSYDARTTVEYQGRGYRPENLQRGDQVRIQARRVGNNQWLAERIVVERSVGRW
- a CDS encoding TFIIB-type zinc ribbon-containing protein, with the translated sequence MSRPDNSSAPEAAPTGPGSPRDVPPAPGSFPIDPETLPDPIRDEVLAPDPIAINTSAEELKDGLNRCPKCGSTEIRQKPGSDLLVCLYCRNEWHGQRVEEEFGLGTGLDDLEGTIIASGAQNIAADAASLMSFKCTGCGAEVTINTDNAMTARCHWCRHVFGVNEQVANGAVPDAVLPFHIKKDDAVARIRQFVDKRRMFALKEFKDEFTPENVIGVYLPYMIVDGKASVDVAGQGEIETRRYTRQNGKQKTTYYDADVYQVERHVDFTVDDLPLESSTERGNLDTAANTNNIINTILPFDTKNAVKWNASFLSGFSSEKRDRDVDHLHPRLEDQLLSIARAQIEKSVGRYDRGVRWDEEDVQVHGSRWVSMYLPVWLYSYQQPGRNGGMLHYIAVNGRTGETMGSVPVQQWKLLLAALTVGTFIEGFVITFLAFAS